Proteins encoded together in one Piliocolobus tephrosceles isolate RC106 chromosome 15, ASM277652v3, whole genome shotgun sequence window:
- the CNNM3 gene encoding metal transporter CNNM3 has translation MAAAAAAAGLLGWLFAALCLGNVAGDAAPGPRVLGFCLEEDGAAGAGWVRGGAARDTPDATFLLRLFGPGFANSSWSWVAPEGAGCREEAAAPAGEWRALLRLRLRAEAVRPHSALLAVRVEPGGGAAEEAAPPWALGLGAAGLLALAALARGLQLSALALAPAEVQVLRESGSEAERAAARRLEPARRWAGCALGALLLLASLAQAALAVLLYRAAGQRVVPAVLGSAGLVFLVGEVVPAAVSGRWTLVLAPRALGLSRLAVLLTLPVALPVGQLLELAARPGRLRERVLELARGGGDPYSDLSKGVLRCRTVEDVLTPLEDCFMLDASTVLDFGVLASIMQSGHTRIPVYEEERSNIVDMLYLKDLAFVDPEDCTPLSTITRFYNHPLHFVFNDTKLDAVLEEFKRGNIPGMVQGTPVPVPSPGKGMESYESLEEMVPPPWRAVRPLRSLFETVLALQLSSVGSSHSRPGIPVEGSPGRNPGV, from the coding sequence ATGGCGGCTGCGGCAGCGGCGGCGGGTCTGTTAGGCTGGTTGTTCGCCGCGCTCTGCCTGGGCAACGTCGCGGGGGACGCCGCGCCGGGCCCGCGAGTGCTGGGCTTCTGTCTGGAGGAGGATGGAGCTGCGGGCGCGGGGTGGGTACGCGGAGGGGCGGCGCGGGACACGCCGGACGCCACCTTCCTCCTGCGCCTCTTCGGCCCGGGTTTCGCCAACAGCTCTTGGTCCTGGGTGGCCCCTGAGGGGGCGGGCTGCCGGGAGGAGGCGGCCGCCCCCGCGGGCGAGTGGCGCGCGCTGCTGCGCTTGCGCCTGCGGGCCGAGGCCGTGCGCCCGCACTCGGCGCTGCTGGCGGTGCGCGTGGAGCCGGGTGGCGGGGCGGCCGAGGAGGCGGCGCCTCCCTGGGCTCTGGGCCTGGGGGCGGCCGGGCTGCTGGCGCTGGCAGCGTTGGCGCGTGGCCTGCAGCTGAGCGCGCTGGCGCTGGCGCCGGCGGAGGTGCAGGTGCTGCGCGAGAGCGGCTCGGAGGCGGAGCGTGCGGCGGCGCGGCGCTTGGAGCCCGCGCGTCGCTGGGCCGGCTGCGCCTTGGGCGCGCTGCTGCTGCTGGCCAGCCTGGCGCAGGCGGCGCTGGCGGTGCTGCTGTACCGCGCGGCCGGCCAGCGTGTGGTGCCTGCTGTGCTGGGCAGCGCGGGGCTCGTGTTCCTGGTGGGCGAGGTGGTGCCGGCCGCCGTGAGCGGTCGCTGGACGCTGGTGCTGGCGCCGCGCGCGCTCGGCCTCAGCCGCCTGGCTGTCCTGCTCACTCTGCCCGTGGCGCTGCCCGTGGGGCAGCTGCTGGAGCTGGCAGCGCGGCCCGGGCGGCTGCGGGAACGGGTGCTGGAGCTGGCGCGCGGCGGCGGCGACCCCTACAGCGATCTCAGCAAGGGCGTGCTGCGCTGCCGGACCGTGGAGGACGTGCTCACGCCCCTGGAAGACTGCTTCATGCTGGACGCCAGCACCGTGCTGGACTTCGGCGTCCTGGCCAGCATCATGCAGAGCGGCCACACGCGCATCCCCGTGTACGAGGAGGAGCGCTCCAACATCGTGGACATGCTCTACCTCAAGGACTTGGCCTTCGTGGATCCCGAAGACTGCACACCGCTTAGCACCATCACTCGTTTCTACAACCATCCGCTCCACTTCGTCTTCAACGACACCAAACTGGACGCTGTCCTGGAGGAGTTCAAGCGAGGTAACATCCCGGGCATGGTGCAGGGGACGCCTGTGCCAGTGCCCTCTCCCGGAAAAGGGATGGAGAGTTATGAAAGCCTTGAGGAAATGGTCCCACCCCCGTGGCGAGCAGTGAGACCTCTGAGGTCCCTTTTCGAGACGGTATTGGCCTTGCAG